A region of the Leptospiraceae bacterium genome:
TTGGAGAGTGGTCCCTCCAGATTCCCACAAAATTACACGTGTTCCGTGGTACTCAGGAATTCCACTAAGAGAGTTGATTATTTCGAATACAGGACTTTCACCTTCTCTGGTCGGCTTTTCCAATACCGTTCCTCTATACTCAACCTTTTTTACTCTTCGTGAGATCATGAACTCTCACTTGTGGCTCCTTCAACACCTCTGCTACAGCGGTCCATGCCTGTAACATAGACAGAGGTTTGGGCTCTTTCGCTTTCGCTCACCGCTACTCACAAAATCGAACTTTCTTTCTTCTCCTCCGGGTACTAAGATGTTTCAATTCCCCGGGTATCGCCCCCACTCGCATGGGTGACAGGCTATCGCCTGCCGGGTTCCCCCATTCGGAAATCAACGGATCAACGCTTGTTTACAACTCCCCGTCGCTTATCGCAGCAAACCACGTCCTTCTTCGCCTCTCAGTGCCCTGGCATCCCCCGTATGCCCTTACTTACTTGACCATATTACTTATCACATAACTTACGTCATGCAATCCTAACGTCTCGCAAGAATGAGCCTGGTTCTTCTTTTCTTCTACTAATTCCAGGTGTCTTCACTAAAATTGTAATTATTAATTAATTTCTTTCTTTTATTGTTTTTGTTCTCAATAAAATAACTTTTTACTATACGACTTGATTCAGTTAATAATGAACTTGCGACTCGCATCATTCTCCAGAACCTTTACCTCGTCCCGAACTACTGCCCCTCGCGTGAAAAACAACTTCCCATACACTCTCCACTACGTCAACACTTTTTTGTATTTATTACTAAGAAAAATTAAAAATTTTTCCCGGACTCCCCCCACTAAACCCTCCCTTCCTAAATAAAATACCAACCTTTACCACATCCAATGATGATAAGTGAAGTGATGCCCTCTCATATTCGTTAAACTCTTCTCAATTCATTCTTATCGGTATGCTCAAAAGTCTTACCGTATATATCCAAATGCACATTCTGGAAATAACTGAGTGTATCTGTAGAAATCCTGAACTCTCTTGTAAAACTATTCGTTTTTGCATTTTGAAGCATAAAAGGAGATTGTAATATACTAAAATCCTGCTTTTCTTTTATAGCTTCTACCTTGATTATAATTTCTTTCTCTGTTTTTGTAAAAGAACCTGTGGCCAATACATTTACTGCTCTTGGGATTGAAAATGTAAGCATAATTGTATTATCTTTCTTATCCCAGATCCAATAACCTGTTTCATCATGAAATACTTCTCCATTTAATTTACGTCGCACTACCTGTAAATAACGGATGGCTACGAGTTCCTGGGTTTCTGCATTTTTTATTTCTCCGACTTCCTCAAAAGTAATTGTTTCAAAATACGGGCTTTCTTCTGTTCCTTCCGGTTCAGGAGCTATATCCAGCCCTTTATCGCCTTTCCAGGTTCCGAGTAATTCTTTTAGAGGTCCAAAATCGGTTACATTCTCTACTGCCATTCATTTCTCCTTTGTAATAAAATATGGAAAAATACTGGAGAACTTGTAAATAAAAAAACTCCCTACCCAGAGAAGCTCTATGGATTTTTGGATTTGGGTTCAAGAAGAACTGTTACAATATAGCCAGGTGGGATATATAACTTTTCTTGAAGGTTTCCATTAAAGTCTTTTTTCCATAATAAAATTTGGTTACTCGAAACATCCTGTTGTACAGACTGTGTTTGGATAAAAGTAGGTTTAGGAAAGTGAATAGGATTGATTTCAGGGAATTTAAGAGAAAGTCCTTTATAAGCCAAATTGTTTTCAGGATACCCATAATAGAGAGGAAGCGAGGATTTATAATCGCTGAGAATAGTGCTAAGACCGTGATTTCTTAAAAT
Encoded here:
- a CDS encoding FABP family protein, with product MAVENVTDFGPLKELLGTWKGDKGLDIAPEPEGTEESPYFETITFEEVGEIKNAETQELVAIRYLQVVRRKLNGEVFHDETGYWIWDKKDNTIMLTFSIPRAVNVLATGSFTKTEKEIIIKVEAIKEKQDFSILQSPFMLQNAKTNSFTREFRISTDTLSYFQNVHLDIYGKTFEHTDKNELRRV